The window GTTCGGGGCGAAAGTCCCTCCTACACAAAGATCAACCCTGTAGGAGCGGCTTTCACCGCGAACCTTGCTTGCGTCGCGAAGAGGCGTAAGGAGATGAACCTTCCCGTAGGCGAATCGACCTCGGAGCGGGCATGGGAGGGGAACCCCATTCGGTTCCCCATGGGCGGTGCCGGGGGGCCGCCCCGGGCCGCCCGCGTGGTCCGGGTGATCCCGGAAAGCGAGCGGGTGAAGACCCTGATCCTCGACCTGCGGCTCCCGGCTCAGCCCGGCCAGTTCGTCATGGTCTGGCTGCCCGGCTATGAAGAGAAACCCTTCAGCCTGGCCGAGGCGGACCCGGTGGGGCTGACGGTGGCGCGGGTGGGCCCTTTCTCCGCCGCCCTTCATCATCTGGAGCTGGGGGATCCGGTATGGATCCGGGGGCCTCTGGGGCGCGGGTTCACCCTGGAGGGACGGCGGATCCTGCTGGTCGGCGGGGGATATGGGGTGGCGCCGCTGGCCTTCCTGGCTCGGGAGGCCCTCGCCCGGGGCATGGAGGTCACCGCCCTCACCGCCGCCCGCACCGCCGCGGACGTGCTGTATCGGGAGCGTTTTCGCGCCCTGGGCGCTCGGGTGGTCGTCGCCACGGAGGACGGCTCCGCCGGGGAGAGGGGGCGCGCCCCGGAGGTCGCCCGCCGCCTCCTGGAACAGGAGCCCTACGATGCCCTCTACGGATGCGGCCCGGAGGGGATGCTGGAGGCCTTGCGGGCCCTGGCGGCCGAGCGAGGCCTCCCCGCCCAGCTCAGCTACGAGGCCTACATGCGGTGCGGCATCGGCCTGTGTGGATCCTGCGAGCGGGAAGGCCGGGTGCTGTGCCTCGAAGGCCCGGTGCTCCGCTTCGCCCCCGATGGAGGTCCCCCGGAGGAGGGGACGGGCTTTGCGTAAACCCGGAGCCGGCCTGGTTGCGGGATCTTCCCGATGATCGGTCCTTTTGTCTTCTGCCCTCG is drawn from Thermoflexus hugenholtzii and contains these coding sequences:
- a CDS encoding dihydroorotate dehydrogenase electron transfer subunit produces the protein MNLPVGESTSERAWEGNPIRFPMGGAGGPPRAARVVRVIPESERVKTLILDLRLPAQPGQFVMVWLPGYEEKPFSLAEADPVGLTVARVGPFSAALHHLELGDPVWIRGPLGRGFTLEGRRILLVGGGYGVAPLAFLAREALARGMEVTALTAARTAADVLYRERFRALGARVVVATEDGSAGERGRAPEVARRLLEQEPYDALYGCGPEGMLEALRALAAERGLPAQLSYEAYMRCGIGLCGSCEREGRVLCLEGPVLRFAPDGGPPEEGTGFA